CAGGCATTGGCTTCAATATTGGTTAACCCCCAGCCTTCTTTCATTGAGGGATATACCGAAAGATGACTCCGGCGGAGAAAATTCACTTTTACGGCGCTGCTGACATACCCGGTGAATTCTACTTTCGGCGCAATTCCGAGAGCCGAGGCGGCATAACGCAACTGCGGCAGATAATCGCCGCTGCCGACTATTTTCAACTCCGCTTCCGGTATCTCTCTTAGCAATAAATGAAAGGCATGAAGGAGATGGTCTATCGACTTGTACTTTTTTATTCTTCCCAGATACAAAACAGTCGGCTTTTCGAATTTGCTCGCCTTCGGGTCGTAGGAGTACGTCTTTTCATCAATACCGCAATGGACCACAGAGATATTCTGCCGCGCAATTCCACGCCGGGCAATATCATCCGCTGTCGATTCCGAGATAACATTAAATTTGAATTTTCGATAGACCGGCACGAGCGGTCGTTCCGCCAGATAGATATAAAGCCCCAGAACAAAATTAATCTCTTTAAAGACCGAGGTGGAAAATAGATGCGGCACCACAACCAGAGTCGGCAGATTAAGATAAAGCGGGGTGTAAAAAGGTATCTTATTGATATCCTCAATTAGAATATCAAATCTATTCCTCTTGACCAACCGACGCAGTTCCAGAGGAGCAATCAGGTTGAAATTGAACCGGCTTCCTTTCCGGATAATTCTCACCCCTTCAATAGTCTCGCTTTCTTTGGCGCCGTCATAAGCGGAGCAAAAGAGAGTGACTTCATGCCCTTTGCGCGCCAGCCGGCGCAGCAGTTCTTCTAGGTGCACCTCCGCCCCGCCGGCCTGAGGGTTGGTCAAATCCTGCCAGTTCAGCGCCAAAATTCGCATCACCTGACACCCTCGATTGTGTCGAGCGCAG
The Candidatus Zixiibacteriota bacterium genome window above contains:
- a CDS encoding glycosyltransferase family 4 protein, translated to MRILALNWQDLTNPQAGGAEVHLEELLRRLARKGHEVTLFCSAYDGAKESETIEGVRIIRKGSRFNFNLIAPLELRRLVKRNRFDILIEDINKIPFYTPLYLNLPTLVVVPHLFSTSVFKEINFVLGLYIYLAERPLVPVYRKFKFNVISESTADDIARRGIARQNISVVHCGIDEKTYSYDPKASKFEKPTVLYLGRIKKYKSIDHLLHAFHLLLREIPEAELKIVGSGDYLPQLRYAASALGIAPKVEFTGYVSSAVKVNFLRRSHLSVYPSMKEGWGLTNIEANACGTAVLAANSPGLRDSVVDGKTGFLYSYGIISEMAERMKQVLSDESLRVKLECGGREWAKRFNWDDAAELF